The sequence TATCGGGGCGATGCCGTCGGACTGCGGAAATACCTCTGGGAGACCCATGCCTTGATGGCAATCCATTCCCATCAGATTGCCAATGTGCAGATCGAGTGCGATGGCGAGCACGTAGCGAGCGAAGCCTATGTGACGGTCAATCTCTGGACTCTTCCGGACGAGCTGGGTGCTCAAGTCGAAGTGGTCTCGAGAGGCCGATACCTCGATCGTTGGGTCCGAGAGGGTAGCTCGTTGAGAATTAGGGAACGGGTCCATATCGCCGATATGCAGAGCTTTCGCACCCTCGATTCAGGACGAACGGATTCGGGAGTTGCGCGGGATCGTTCGGATCGGTCCTATCAATTTCTCCCGCCAGGGGCTTGAGGTCGGAAGGCATTCGCTCTCGAGGTCAGTCCTTGTAGTCGGGTTTGCGACCTTCCCGGCGTGCCCGAATCGCTTCCGCGAGATTCTCGGTGGTCAACCTGACGAGCAACTGGTTCCGGTTCTCGCAGTCGATCGCATTGGTCAGACTGCCCGCTTCCAGATTGGACCAGAGAATTTTCTTGGTCATGGCCACTCCGTGGGCACTCCACCCGGTAATCTGCTCGGCCAGAGCCAGAGCCGCCGGCAAAAGTTCTTCGTCGGGCACGACGCGCGAAACCAGGCCGGATTCGAGCGCTTCGGCCGACTCGATGACGCGTCCACTGAGGATCATTTCGAAAGCACGCGAGGCGCCAATCAAACGCGGCAGTAGGTAGCTGACCCCGAGTTCGGTCCCCGCCAATCCGTTGGTGACACCAGCCGAGCGGAAGCGGGCCGAGGAGGAAGCGATTCGGATATCGGCCCCCAGTGGAAGGCACATACCGCC is a genomic window of Candidatus Binatia bacterium containing:
- a CDS encoding enoyl-CoA hydratase-related protein — its product is MAYVTIEKPIDHVSLITLNRPERMNAMSFDTVGPLYEAFASVAADNDTHCVILTGAGKGFCAGLDLEDHGVPPNAEGLTMSRIAIRAMEYMSDLVPTMRAMPQPVIAAINGPAYGGGMCLPLGADIRIASSSARFRSAGVTNGLAGTELGVSYLLPRLIGASRAFEMILSGRVIESAEALESGLVSRVVPDEELLPAALALAEQITGWSAHGVAMTKKILWSNLEAGSLTNAIDCENRNQLLVRLTTENLAEAIRARREGRKPDYKD
- a CDS encoding nuclear transport factor 2 family protein; the protein is MARGIDSDDTAAYLWEGFGMELEEMITRQRILDALASYCRALDRMDEEIFDGLWHAEAVIDYAGLYRGDAVGLRKYLWETHALMAIHSHQIANVQIECDGEHVASEAYVTVNLWTLPDELGAQVEVVSRGRYLDRWVREGSSLRIRERVHIADMQSFRTLDSGRTDSGVARDRSDRSYQFLPPGA